From one Planococcus citri chromosome 3, ihPlaCitr1.1, whole genome shotgun sequence genomic stretch:
- the LOC135839818 gene encoding uncharacterized protein LOC135839818 produces the protein MNTFEWLNRFVFRDYFSKTEYFRNGYSFKCFEPENSKLLDGFSTDGLCGRIVYVDVNGQEYRTKSMIIKTMLATDFRTKYVELAFSNESFVYTVVVPFFAKLDPSIVNLFPKFYYQCLSLQNEDERGSIVLENLIESGYKLPKSKVFLDSTHLKLILKKLGEFHAYSYQAKKTHPEIFANIAANLIETHHTCTLETPSHYYDTLNEKYFQTLSIDVDPRYRNKLLEIREILKHPIEFFEDIFTSCEEPEAVICHGDFLRNNLLFRYNAEGIPVQVKFIDLANSRYCSPIVDLATILYMNTDQNTRDLYWDELIDEYYNSLKNTFPENDLVPSEDQIMEQFKRKSLLGYLSVSFFIPYMLEYESNPRTDWLTSLFSPEFEEYKELSWWVVPGEISARVILKMAKEERVAMVTDVLKDIIDRGFV, from the coding sequence atgaatacattCGAGTGGCTAAATCGTTTCGTATTTCGCGATTATTTCTCGAAAACCGAGTACTTTCGGAATGGATATTCGTTCAAATGTTTCGAACCCGAGAATTCCAAATTATTGGATGGATTTTCTACCGATGGATTATGCGGTCGTATTGTTTACGTAGACGTCAACGGTCAAGAATATCGTACCAAGTCGATGATCATCAAAACAATGCTAGCGACTGATTTCCGCACAAAGTACGTAGAGTTAGCTTTCTCCAACGAATCCTTCGTGTACACAGTCGTCGTACCATTTTTCGCCAAACTGGACCCTTCTATCGTTAATTTATTCCCCAAGTTTTACTACCAGTGCCTATCGCTGCAAAATGAAGACGAACGAGGCTCGATTGTTTTGGAGAATTTGATCGAATCCGGTTAcaaattacccaaatccaaagtaTTCTTGGACTCGActcatttgaaattaattttaaagaaaCTAGGCGAATTCCACGCGTATTCGTACCAAGCCAAGAAAACTCATCCCGAGATATTCGCCAATATCGCCGCCAACTTGATCGAAACTCATCACACGTGTACTCTGGAAACACCTTCACATTATTACGATACTCTGAACGAGAAGTACTTCCAGACTTTATCCATCGACGTCGATCCTCGATACCGGAATAAACTTCTAGAAATTCGTGAAATATTAAAACATCCGATCGAATTCTTCGAGGATATTTTCACCTCCTGCGAAGAACCCGAAGCTGTGATTTGTCACGGTGATTTCCTCAGGAATAATTTACTATTCAGGTATAACGCCGAAGGAATCCCAGTCCAGGTCAAGTTCATCGATTTAGCAAATTCTCGGTACTGTTCGCCGATTGTCGATTTGGCCACCATATTGTACATGAACACAGACCAGAATACCAGAGATTTGTATTGGGATGAGTTGATCGACGAGTATTACAATTCTTTGAAGAATACCTTCCCCGAAAACGACCTTGTTCCTAGTGAAGATCAGATAATGGAGCAATTCAAACGTAAATCTTTGTTGGGATATCTGAGTGTTTCGTTTTTCATACCTTATATGCTGGAGTATGAAAGTAATCCTAGAACGGATTGGTTAACGTCGTTGTTTTCGCCCGAGTTCGAAGAGTACAAGGAGCTGAGTTGGTGGGTCGTTCCTGGCGAGATTTCGGCTcgtgttattttgaaaatggccaaGGAAGAGAGAGTTGCGATGGTGACTGATGTTTTAAAAGATATTATTGATAGAGGTttcgtgtaa